One Euphorbia lathyris chromosome 1, ddEupLath1.1, whole genome shotgun sequence DNA segment encodes these proteins:
- the LOC136209512 gene encoding 3'-N-debenzoyl-2'-deoxytaxol N-benzoyltransferase-like → MPHISSNVVQIEAVQTVTPYLVTQPRQIWKVSVKDPIGSSIFKASLNIILFCNKEEGSGWHVAGWIKESLGRALKDEPLLSGRLRRGQNGHSDLEIVSDDSGVRLVEAKIDTTMQHFLALEDVKKAESRLVFWKDIDELNPQFSPLFYLQVTNFQCGGYSIGISCSILFADVLITDNFLQKWAKIHRDIVSRNNEAKVPVFYLPNLKPVHENLNGEFSSTTREKITQTVVYKISNTYEMVNLKENLALFCLEEAEKKFRIAKTSPEFGFLVKESPKVIKDRSWKKCEIGKFENDEVVILKTSDLNECMGMEEVYLREGSKPATVSYWISSGDDGVHAIVGPSYDKLGDSGDLNIIITMPIES, encoded by the exons ATGCCTCACATAAGTAGCAACGTTGTTCAAATAGAAGCTGTCCAAACAGTCACACCTTACTTAGTAACACAACCAAGACAGATTTGGAAAGTTTCAGTCAAAGACCCAATTGGGTCCTCCATTTTCAAAGCTTCTCTCAATATAATCCTCTTCTGCAATAAGGAGGAGGGTTCAGGCTGGCATGTTGCTGGCTGGATTAAGGAGTCTTTAGGCAGAGCTCTCAAAGATGAGCCTTTGCTTAGCGGTCGTCTAAGAAGAGGCCAAAATGGGCATTCTGATCTTGAGATTGTCTCTGATGACAGTGGTGTTAGGCTTGTTGAGGCTAAGATTGATACTACAATGCAACATTTTCTCGCATtggaggatgttaaaaaagctGAATCTCGGCTTGTTTTCTGGAAAGATATTGATGAACTAAATCCTCAGTTTTCTCCGTTATTTTACCTTCAG GTGACTAACTTCCAATGCGGCGGATACTCaattgggataagttgtagCATTCTGTTTGCTGATGTTTTAATAACGGACAATTTCCTCCAAAAATGGGCAAAGATTCATAGGGATATTGTATCAAGAAATAATGAAGCAAAAGTGCCTGTATTTTACCTCCCAAATCTGAAGCCAGTACATGAAAATCTCAATGGCGAATTTTCATCTACAACTAGAGAAAAAATCACCCAAACTGTCGTCTACAAAATTAGCAATACTTATGAAATGGTTAATTTGAAGGAAAATCTAGCGTTGTTTTGCCTTGAGGAAGCAGAGAAGAAATTCCGAATTGCTAAGACGTCACCGGAATTTGGTTTTCTGGTGAAAGAATCTCCGAAGGTAATCAAGGATCGGAGTTGGAAGAAATGTGAGATTGGGAAATTTGAAAATGATGAAGTTGTTATATTAAAAACTTCGGATTTGAATGAGTGTATGGGGATGGAGGAGGTGTATTTAAGAGAAGGGAGTAAACCAGCTACGGTGTCGTATTGGATTAGTTCCGGCGATGATGGTGTGCATGCCATTGTAGGTCCATCTTATGATAAGTTGGGTGATTCTGGAGATCTTAATATTATAATCACAATGCCTATTGAAAGTTAA